From a single Silene latifolia isolate original U9 population chromosome 6, ASM4854445v1, whole genome shotgun sequence genomic region:
- the LOC141588341 gene encoding protein FAR1-RELATED SEQUENCE 5-like, giving the protein MHLVLLHMLNKDSAPSRVHQLLLDSTPGGSELWTRNVAPSLNLILAGFRDRKRKATVLDIGKEQATPRPFDIRNTKLTRIGCTAMIEFRCNGDGYVVFQFREWHNHRLCSLRNQQFQKKHRHLHLYHKKTIIDHSRVNQGPTRAFRNVKEYVDGYENVGAQLVDFKNFGRDIKCFIGDRDAQLFVKYFDDKRDTSEGFYFAYEVDSGKCLVRAFWCDAESRRNYALFGDYITYDPTYSTNKYCMLFTPFTGVDHHKRSVTFASALLFHEDEDSFTWVFQKFFDAMGQREPHCIITDQCAGIKLGLRAVFKHAKRRYCMWHIMQKLTDKVGPIISKETDFVSRLNAIVWDAELEPLEFEEKWCQLVNEHNLEGNSWLSTMFRKRRKWIPAYFRDVPMGCLLRTTQRSESQNNFFKRFENAHGTLVEFLMRFQSAIDVQRHTQKQLDRDDDCTLPQLATSLKLEAHASKVYTNAAFADFQVEASASICSLSVGGFTPPANGVELIGIADARTQKTYQVVYNSLTNDAECSCKLFNRKGIICRHIIWVYSGKQVHTLPDKYLLMRWTKNAHKIPLYGPHGELIEDFDATDLRKMEMCKLWSEFYATISVLKNGETQSAIRVNDERAGVGDASWVQFLN; this is encoded by the exons ATGCATCTAGTTCTACTCCACATGTTGAACAAAGATTCTGCTCCTTCTCGTGTGCATCAACTACTTTTGGACTCCACACCTGGTGGTAGTGAATTGTGGACAAGGAATGTTGCACCGAGTTTAAACCTTATATTGGCCG GTTTTAGAGATCGTAAGAGGAAGGCTACTGTTTTAGATATTGGAAAGGAGCAGGCAACTCCCAGGCCTTTTGATATCAGGAACACTAAACTAACTAGGATTGGTTGTACTGCTATGATTGAGTTTCGCTGTAATGGGGATGGTTATGTTGTTTTTCAGTTTCGTGAGTGGCATAATCACCGTCTTTGTTCACTTAGAAATCAACAGTTTCAAAAAAAACACAGGCACCTCCATCTTTACCATAAAAAGACAATTATTGATCATTCAAGGGTTAATCAAGGGCCAACAAGGGCATTTAGAAATGTCAAGGAATATGTAGATGGCTATGAGAATGTTGGAGCTCAACTGGTTGATTTTAAGAATTTTGGAAGGGATATCAAATGTTTCATAGGAGACCGGGATGCTCAACTGTTTGTTAAATATTTTGACGATAAACGTGATACCAGTGAAGGTTTTTACTTTGCTTATGAGGTGGATTCTGGTAAATGCTTGGTTCGCGCGTTTTGGTGTGATGCAGAGTCTCGTAGAAACTATGCTTTGTTTGGTGATTACATCACCTACGATCCAACTTACAGTACGAATAAGTATTGTATGCTTTTCACTCCTTTTACTGGCGTAGACCACCACAAAAGGTCAGTTACTTTTGCTTCTGCCTTGCTATTCCATGAGGATGAAGATTCGTTCACGTGGGTCTTTCAAAAGTTCTTTGATGCTATGGGACAGCGAGAGCCACACTGTATAATAACTGATCAGTGTGCTGGAATAAAGCTGGGTTTGCGTGCTGTCTTCAAACATGCTAAGcgcagatattgcatgtggcatatcatgcaaaAGCTTACTGATAAGGTTGGGCCTATAATATCGAAAGAGACTGATTTTGTCAGCCGTTTGAATGCTATTGTTTGGGATGCTGAGCTAGAACCTCTTGAATTTGAAGAAAAGTGGTGTCAGTTGGtcaatgagcataatcttgaagGTAATTCCTGGTTGTCAACCATGTTTAGAAAAAGGAGAAAATGGATCCCAGCTTATTTTCGTGATGTTCCTATGGGTTGTCTCTTACGAACAACTCAACGTTCTGAGAGTCAGAATAATTTTTTCAAACGTTTTGAAAATGCACATGGTACACTTGTTGAATTCTTGATGCGGTTTCAAAGCGCCATTGATGTACAgcgccatactcaaaaacaacttGATAGAGACGATGATTGTACTCTTCCACAATTAGCGACTTCTCTTAAGTTGGAAGCTCATGCTTCCAAGGTTTATACAAATGCTGCTTTTGCAGATTTTCAAGTAGAAGCTTCCGCTTCTATTTGTTCCCTTAGTGTTGGTGGCTTCACACCACCTGCAAACGGTGTAGAATTAATTGGTATTGCTGATGCCAGAACGCAGAAGACCTACCAAGTTGTCTACAATTCTCTCACGAATGACGCTGAATGTTCTTGCAAGTTGTTCAACAGGAAGGGTATTATTTGTAGACACATTATCTGGGTTTACTCTGGAAAACAAGTACACACTTTGCCCGATAAATACCTTCTTATGCGGTGGACCAAGAATGCTCATAAGATCCCTCTTTATGGTCCACATGGTGAGTTAATTGAGGATTTTGATGCCACTGATTTACGAAAGATGGAAATGTGCAAGTTATGGTCGGAGTTCTACGCGACCATCAGTGTGCTCAAGAAT GGTGAAACTCAATCCGCAATCAGAGTCAATGACGAAAGAGCAGGAGTTGGAGATGCTTCTTGGGTGCAGTTCCTCAACTGA